In Chryseobacterium oryzae, the genomic stretch GATTTTGGTTGGATTAAAGGAAAATTCACCACCAAAGGAAACTTTTCTTACTTAGATACAAAAGCAACACTTCAGAACACTAAATTCATTCGATCCGGAGCCGGAACAGAATTTACCGGAGAAAAAGGCAGCTGGGCTTTAGGCGGAAGCATGGAACATAACGAAAAGAAATTTAACGACAGCCAGTTGATGGATGTTACGAGTTTCAGCTGGAAAGAACTTTTTGTACAGAAAAAAGTTGGAGACAGTGTTAGAACAAAGCTTTTGGCTAAAATGTATGTGAGAGACAATGATTCTGTTCGGGATAACAGATTGCAGAACATGAACCGTATTTTAGGTTTTATGGCAGAAAGCCAGATTATTAAAACTGAAAAAACTACATTAAATGCTTTGCTTCATTACAGAAAATTTTTCTATAAAAATGATGATGTAGATCTAAACCAAAATAAAGATTTTGTTGTAGGAAACATTTTATACAATCAGCAGCTTTTCAAAAACGGAATGCGTTTGCAGGCATTTTACGAGCTTGGAAATGGGCAAGAAGCACAGCGGGAATTTCAGTACATTAAAGTTACCGATGGACAGGGAGTTTACAAATGGACCGATTACAACGGCGATGGCGTACAACAGCTCGATGAGTTTGAAATTGCAGAATATTCAGATTTAGCACAATATATTAGAGTGTACACCAATTCGGTAAGATATATTCCGTCGAATAAAAATAAATTGCAGCTTGCATTATTCGTTAATCCATCGGTGGTTTTCAGTTCTGAAAACAAATTTTTAAAACGCTGGAATTTTAATGTTTCTTTAAATTCTCAAAATTCATTCTATAAAAAAGATAAAGTTTTGGTTTTAAACCCTTTCGAAACCGGAGAAAATCTGATTCTTAAAAACCAGAACATTCTTATGTCTGCCCAGTTTAACCCAACCGACCAGTCGGGCTGGAACGGGAATTACCGCTTCATCTCCAACGATAATCTCCTGAATGCCAATTTCAGCAATGAAGAAAGAAATCAAACCTCTCATTTTGTGAATTTAGGCTATTGGTTCAATAAAGAATTCAGAATCGACTGGGAAAATTCTATTCACGACATTCAAAACTCATCGCAACTTTTTGCTACGAGAGATTACCGCCTCAATAATTTCGAAACCAAACCTAAAGCAACATATCGCTTTACAGATGCCATTCAGGCAGAGTTTTCTTCGGCATACCGAGAAAAAAAGAGAATGGATGGCGAAGAAATGCTTAAAGCTTTCGATATTACAGGAACAATACAGTGGGAACGCAAGAAAACCTCTATTCGTGGGAATTTTTCATTTATTAATAATGATTTTACCGGTAATAATTTCACCATTGTAGGAAACCAAATGCTTGATGGTTTAAAACCTGGAAAAAACCAAGTCTGGAGCGTATTTGTTCAGCAGGCAATTAATTCTTTCTTACAGCTGAACCTGAACTATGAAGGAAGAAATTCTGGCGACAGAACCATTCATATAGGAAGTATGCAGGTAAAGGCAAGTTTCTAATATATATTTTACGATCTCAATAATTTATAATATGTTAAAATCTTTTATTTTCAGTATTTGTATTTTTATTTCTGTTCTGAATTATTCCCAGACCTACGAAATAAGATATGAAAGTTCATACAACGGGAAAGTTCAGCCCAATCAGGATCCGCTTATGGTGTATGCCAATGAAAAAGAAAACTTTATTTTAAATTCAAAAATTAAAGAGCAGAAAAGCGACTACCCTTTTGAAATAAGTAAAATTGAAAAACCCTCTAACACCATTTTTTCTTATGCTTTTTTGAAGCCGGATGAAATTATTTCCACATCGGATGCAGAATCTGTTGATAAGCAAACATTCGAAATTACCAATCAGACTAAAAAAATTCTAGGTTACAACTGCAAAAAAGCCATAACAAAAATAAATTCTAATACCATAGAAGTTTGGTTTACCAACGATTTGAAAATAAGTGGCGGTCCCTCAAGTCTTGGACAAAAGCTTGGTTTGGTTCTTCAGATTGAAAGAAACGGAAATTCTGCAACTACCGCTATTTCATTAAAAAAGATTAAAAACTCGGAAATTGAAAAAATCCTCAGCAAAGAACCCGTAAAAACCGATTTGCTAAGCTATCGTGATTTGTTATGGAAAAGCAGATTTACTACATTATCTGTTTTTGAAAATGAAATTATTAATTTCTCGGATGAATCTAAATCTGATGAAAAAATTAAAAGATTCGCCAACGGAACTGTTATTCTGAAAAAAATTAAATTCCCAAAAATAGAAGCCGGAGACAATATTTTTGTAGAACTGAAGCAACAGTCTAATGGCGACGCTTACGACAGAACAGGAACTGTTTTTTTCATTCCTCAGGAAAAATCGCAATCTTTTTTTAACGGACTGGAAAACGGAATAAAAACTCTTCCTTTATATGAAAATGGAAACGGAAAACAGTATTACGGTGTAGTTTCCACCAATAATTATCAGCCAACAGTAGAATTAATGCGGTTTTTTACATCGTTCGGAATAAATAAATTCAATCATATTCAGCTGAAAGACAAAATTTGGCAAACCGTAAGTCCGTTTCGTCAGGATATCACAGAATTAAAGCCTTCACTTTCCGAAAAAGAGCTTTGGATAGGAACTTTTATCGGAAATTACGATAAAGGCGGCCACAAAGTAAGCCTGGATATAACCATTCACCACAGCGATCAGCTAATTCACCGAAACAATAAAACAATACCGCTTTTCAACACCACAAATATTATGGAAATGGCAGGACAAGATTATGCGACAATGTTCGATAATGATAAAGGCATTTTCGTGGAATTTAATTTGGAAAAAGATTTAAAAAATGCTCAGCTTAGATACATTACCACCGGTCATGGTGGTTGGGAAAACGGCGACGAATTCATCCCAAAAATTAATTCGATTTATTTTGATGGCAAACTTTCTTTTTCTTTTACGCCTTGGAGAACAGATTGCGGTTCGTACAGGCTTTACAATCCTGCTTCGGGAAATTTTCCGGACGGACTATCATCATCAGATCTAAGTCGTTCTAACTGGTGCCCTGGAACAATTACCAATCCGGAATTTATCTCTCTGGGCGACTTAAAAGCCGGGAAACACACTATTCAGGTTAAAATCCCTCAGGGAAAACCAGAAGGAACTAGTTTCAGTGCATGGAATGTCTCGGGAGTTCTTTTAGGTAGCGAGTAAAAACAAAACCTCCTTGCAATATTATTACAAGGAGGTAAAAACACAAATGATGAAAAAAAATTATTTCGAGCAACAAAGTAAGTGAAAAAAAAATTGTCAGTCAATACCACACTTTATTTTTTCTAAAATTTTATACTTTTTTTAAGAAAAAATTTAGATTTTCCTTCACTAACATCAATTTGACAAAGTGTTCGTGAAAAAAATTAAGGAAAAACCGTTCAAATTACATTTTTAATTAATTAAATAAACAATAATCATACATTTAATTAAAATTTTAAAGTTTTTAAAAGTTTTTATTTTAAATTATAAATCATATTAATAGTTTTGCTTTCAAATAATAATATATGTGTGGAATTGTTTGTTTATTTGATGCAAAGCAGTCAACAGAAATACTAAGACCTCAGGTTCTTGAGATGTCTAAAAAAATCCGTCATCGCGGCCCGGATTGGAGTGGAGTTTTTCAAAACGATAAAGTTGTTTTTTCTCACGAAAGATTGGCAATTGTAGATCCCACTTCCGGTAAACAACCTCTGTTTTCTAAAGATGGTAAAAAAGTTTTGGCGGTAAATGGTGAAATCTACAACCACAGAGAACTCAAAAAAGAATTTCCTGATTACGAATTTCAAACACAGTCGGATTGTGAAGTTATCTTGGCACTTTACGAAAAATATGGTAAAAATTTCGTGGAAAAACTGAACGGAATTTTCGCTTTTTCCCTTTATGATATTGAAAAAAACGAATATCTCATCGCAAGAGACCACATGGGAATTTGCCCATTATATCACGGTTGGGACAGAGATGGAAATTATTATATCGCCTCCGAACTGAAAGCTTTGGAAGGAATCTGCAAAAAAATAGAAACTTTTTTACCCGGACATTTGGTTTACAGTCCGGAAGGACCTCAATTTCAACAATGGTATAAAAGAGATTGGGAAAATTTTGATGCCGTAAAAGAAAACAAAACCGACATCAATGCTATAAGAAAAGGCTTAGAAGATGCTGTACACAGACAATTAATGAGCGATGTTCCTTATGGAGTTTTACTTTCCGGAGGATTAGACTCTTCAATTATATCGGCAGTTACCGCAAAATTTGCGAGACAAAGAATAGAAAGCGGTGATACGCAGGAAGCTTGGTATCCGAGATTACACAGTTTTGCCGTTGGTTTGGTAGGTTCACCAGATTTAGCGGCAGCAAAAAAAGCAGCCGAACATATTGGATCTGTACACCATGAAGTTAATTTTACGGTACAGGAAGGTTTGGATGCTATTCGCGATGTAATTTATCATTTGGAAACTTACGATGTCACCACAATTCGTGCTTCTACTCCGATGTATCTTTTAGCAAGAGTCATCAAATCTATGGGAATTAAAATGGTACTTTCAGGAGAAGGTTCAGACGAATTATTTGGAGGATATCTTTACTTCCACAAAGCTCCCAATGCAAAAGAGTTTCATGACGAAACTGTGAGAAAACTGGGAAAACTGCATCTTTACGATTGTTTAAGAGCAAACAAAGCCTTAATGAGTTGGGGAATTGAAGGAAGAGTACCGTTTTTGGATAAAGAATTTATGGATATTGCCATGAACGTTAATCCTGAAGACAAAATGATAAAAAAAGAGGAAGGCAAAATTGAAAAATGGGTATTAAGAAAAGCTTTTGAAGACCTTTTGCCCGAATCTATTGCATGGAGACAGAAAGAACAGTTTTCAGATGGTGTTGGCTACTCCTGGATTGACACTCTAAAAGATATTGCCGAAAAATATGTAACGGATGAAATGATGGCAAATGCGAAATTCAGATTTCCTTTAAACACCCCTCAAAACAAAGAAGAATACCGTTACAGAACTATTTTCGAAGAACACTTCCCAAGTGAAACCGCTGCTGCAACAGTTCCATCGGTTCCTTCTGTAGCGTGCTCCACACCCATTGCATTAGAATGGGACGAAGCCTTTAAGAAAATGAACGACCCAAGCGGAAGAGCTGTAAAAGTACACGAAACTTCATATTAAAAAACATTTTTTTATTAATCCTGTAGTTTTACAGGATTTTTTATTGAATAAAATCAATAATTTTCTGATATTTTAACTAACAATTAAACTTATTATCTAATAAATAATTATATTTGAAAAATAAAAATCTTTATTCGTAAAAATGAAAAGAAACATTACTATTTTATTTGCTCTACTATCGGTAAGCTTCGCTTTCGGACAAGGTAAATACGGAAAATATCTTAATTCAAAAAAACTTGCGCTTACTTATAAAAATGTAAAACCTGCTGAGAAAGACGATTATTACCAGCAATATTATTGGCTTGTAAAAGCAGAACAACTAAAAACTTTTCCCCATCTTGCAGATGTAAAACCTGTGGTTTTGTATGAATTTGTGAAAAAAGTTAACCCTCAAAATCCTACTAAAAAATTAGACGAAAGAGGAAAAGAACTTAGAAGAACTGCAGAATTATCCTTAGATCAGTATTTCAAAAATAAAAATTTCCAGAATAACGAAATTCTTCTTTACAACCTTGAAACTTACGTAGATCCTTCGCAAGGCGAATATTTCACTAAGGTAGATGCAGAGAGAATAAAACAACTTGTTCCTAAAGAATTTTTCGGTTTCGCTTCTTTGAATAAAAAAACAGGAGAAGAAACCAACTATTACCTTTGGGTAGACAAGAAAAAAGATAAGTATAAGATTGTTGATATCATTCCGAATGAAAAAGATAACAAGCAATTCTATGCTTCATTGAAACAATATCTTCCTAAGTATAAATTTCAGAAAAAATTTATGCCTACAGTGAAGAAAGGTTCAAAATCTGATAAAACAGATAAAGATTTCTTTTACATTATGCCTTTCGAGGAAAACAAAGACAACATCGAATACAAAACCGATGACTTCGAAAACTTCACTTTAAGCCAAGTAAAAAGAGAAGGTGAAGCTTGGATAGGTGTTGAAAAACCAAAAAACAAGTAGATAAAAATACTTTTAAAGAAATTAAAATACCGTAAAGTTGATTCTTTACGGTATTTTTTATTATTAATTTTCAGTTTATTTATTGGTTAATTTAGCACGCTCTTTTGCCAACATCGGAATTGAAATAAGCCCCATTACAAGCATCACAACAATTTGTAGCGGAAGCGAAATAAAAGAATAAATTAATCCCATTTCACCACCTAGTTCGGCACTTTTTCCCATAGAAAGAAATAACGCCATAAAACCAAATTTCATAGCAAGATTAAAAGCTCCAATCCCTCCACTTGCAGGAATAATCATCCCAAGAGTTCCCACAACGATAATAAAAAAGCCATCCGCAATACTAAAATCGGAAGTTTCGGGTAACGAAAAACAAACAAGATATGCTGCAAAATAATAAGACACCCAAATCCCTATTGTATATAGAATAAACTTACCTTTTTCTTTTAATTTGAAAATAGACATTAAACCTTGAAGAATTCCATCTATGATACCAATGATTTTCCCTAAAACAGGTACATTTACAAATCTTTTTTTAAATACAAAAAACAAGGTTATAGCAATTGAAAAAATAGCAATAACTAGAAAAATTTTGGAAGGATTTATATTAATTCCAGAATTTTTATAAAAAGCAACAATTGCATCATTTTTAAAAATAAGCGTAAGTCCCAAAAACACAACCATACAAGCCAAATCTACCACTCTTTCAAGGATAATCGTTCCAAAAGACTTATCAACAGGAACTTTTTCCACACCATATAATGCTGTCGCTCTTGCCAGTTCTCCACTTCTAGGAATGGTTAAATTCATCAAATAACCAAAAGACAAAGACCACAACGAATTAGAATTAGATATCTTGTGCCCCATCGGTTCCAACAATAAATTCCAACGAATGGCACGAAACCAATATGCCAAAATGGCAAATACAGCAGCAAAAGCTACCCAAATATAATTCGCTTTTGCAAGAGATTTTTTAATCACTTTAAAATCCAGTCCTTTTAAAGCAAGCCATAAAAAAAAGCCTGCAAAAGCAAGCGAAATAATGACTGTTATAAAAGATTTTACTGTCTTGTTAGATTGTTTACGCTCCATTATATCAGGTCAGAAGGTTAGTTTTTTCGTCTGGAAACACTATTTTTGGCTGAAAATCTTTTGCCTCTTCAGGAGTCATCTGTGCATAGGCAATAATAATGATAACATCATCTCGCTGTACTTTTCTTGCAGCGGGACCATTAAGACAGACTTCACCCGATTTCCTTTTCCCTTTAATAACATACGTATCGAAACGCTCACCGTTATTAACATTTACGATATAAACTCTTTCACCTACAACCAAACCTGCAGCCTCAATAAGCTCTTCGTCTATAGTAATACTCCCAATATAATTAAGGTCTGAAGCCGTAACCCTAACCCTGTGAATTTTAGATTTGAAAACTTCGATTAACA encodes the following:
- a CDS encoding GLPGLI family protein translates to MLKSFIFSICIFISVLNYSQTYEIRYESSYNGKVQPNQDPLMVYANEKENFILNSKIKEQKSDYPFEISKIEKPSNTIFSYAFLKPDEIISTSDAESVDKQTFEITNQTKKILGYNCKKAITKINSNTIEVWFTNDLKISGGPSSLGQKLGLVLQIERNGNSATTAISLKKIKNSEIEKILSKEPVKTDLLSYRDLLWKSRFTTLSVFENEIINFSDESKSDEKIKRFANGTVILKKIKFPKIEAGDNIFVELKQQSNGDAYDRTGTVFFIPQEKSQSFFNGLENGIKTLPLYENGNGKQYYGVVSTNNYQPTVELMRFFTSFGINKFNHIQLKDKIWQTVSPFRQDITELKPSLSEKELWIGTFIGNYDKGGHKVSLDITIHHSDQLIHRNNKTIPLFNTTNIMEMAGQDYATMFDNDKGIFVEFNLEKDLKNAQLRYITTGHGGWENGDEFIPKINSIYFDGKLSFSFTPWRTDCGSYRLYNPASGNFPDGLSSSDLSRSNWCPGTITNPEFISLGDLKAGKHTIQVKIPQGKPEGTSFSAWNVSGVLLGSE
- the asnB gene encoding asparagine synthase B; translation: MCGIVCLFDAKQSTEILRPQVLEMSKKIRHRGPDWSGVFQNDKVVFSHERLAIVDPTSGKQPLFSKDGKKVLAVNGEIYNHRELKKEFPDYEFQTQSDCEVILALYEKYGKNFVEKLNGIFAFSLYDIEKNEYLIARDHMGICPLYHGWDRDGNYYIASELKALEGICKKIETFLPGHLVYSPEGPQFQQWYKRDWENFDAVKENKTDINAIRKGLEDAVHRQLMSDVPYGVLLSGGLDSSIISAVTAKFARQRIESGDTQEAWYPRLHSFAVGLVGSPDLAAAKKAAEHIGSVHHEVNFTVQEGLDAIRDVIYHLETYDVTTIRASTPMYLLARVIKSMGIKMVLSGEGSDELFGGYLYFHKAPNAKEFHDETVRKLGKLHLYDCLRANKALMSWGIEGRVPFLDKEFMDIAMNVNPEDKMIKKEEGKIEKWVLRKAFEDLLPESIAWRQKEQFSDGVGYSWIDTLKDIAEKYVTDEMMANAKFRFPLNTPQNKEEYRYRTIFEEHFPSETAAATVPSVPSVACSTPIALEWDEAFKKMNDPSGRAVKVHETSY
- a CDS encoding lysylphosphatidylglycerol synthase transmembrane domain-containing protein, whose product is MERKQSNKTVKSFITVIISLAFAGFFLWLALKGLDFKVIKKSLAKANYIWVAFAAVFAILAYWFRAIRWNLLLEPMGHKISNSNSLWSLSFGYLMNLTIPRSGELARATALYGVEKVPVDKSFGTIILERVVDLACMVVFLGLTLIFKNDAIVAFYKNSGININPSKIFLVIAIFSIAITLFFVFKKRFVNVPVLGKIIGIIDGILQGLMSIFKLKEKGKFILYTIGIWVSYYFAAYLVCFSLPETSDFSIADGFFIIVVGTLGMIIPASGGIGAFNLAMKFGFMALFLSMGKSAELGGEMGLIYSFISLPLQIVVMLVMGLISIPMLAKERAKLTNK
- the panD gene encoding aspartate 1-decarboxylase, which gives rise to MLIEVFKSKIHRVRVTASDLNYIGSITIDEELIEAAGLVVGERVYIVNVNNGERFDTYVIKGKRKSGEVCLNGPAARKVQRDDVIIIIAYAQMTPEEAKDFQPKIVFPDEKTNLLT